The DNA window ACTTCAGCCCTGGTATGCAGGGCCCTCGGGGCCACGGCCCTTCGCTCTCGTCGTACCACATGGCCAGATCTCACTTcaacgatgatgacgatCACTACCACGGAAGCATGAGGCACGCCAAGAGGTCGAGACCCAACTCGCCCAACTCTACCGCTCCCTCTTCCCCCACCTTTTCGCACGACTCTCTGTCGCCCACTCCGGACCACACTCCCATCGCAACTCCCGCTCACTCACCTCGACTCCGCCCCTTTTCCGGATATGAGCTGCCCAGCTTGAGAAACTTGTCTCTGGGCCACAACACCACTCCGGCGTTGGCCCCCATGGAGCCCACTCTTGATTCTCATCAGTTCCCTCCTCAGGCGCAGGGACTGACCTCTCGCGGCTCTGGCATTTCACTAACCGACATCATCAGTCGTCCCGATGGAAGCCAGAGGAAACTGCCTGTTCCCCAGGTCCCCAAGGTTGCGGTGCAGGACCTCCTCTCCGACGGGATTTTCACCAACAGCGGCAGGAGTTCAACCACAGGCAGCCTTGCCGGCGGTGATCTCATGGATCGGATGTAGAAGAGAGCGATGAAAAATACCCCACGACGGTGCCTCGAATGATTTGATGACTATGGGCTATAGAAGGATAGAAAGAGTTGGCGTTTCTGGTATGGAATTGGAAATGGAAACAGTCATCCCTCACAGGACTTGACGCGTGgctttattttacttttctctttttatttcctttgttCGACATTGTGTTCGATTTGggtttgtttttttaaagcAGGACTGGATGGGATCCTACACGCATAGGATGGCCAAAGGACATTATAGACATCACCACTTTCCCAGGCGGATAAAAATTTTATTCCGTTTCTcggcttttgttttttactTGTTTCACAGTTTGGGGGAGTTTCAATACAGTGGATGCTTATTATGCAATACTACTAATAATTGGATTTGACGCTGCATACTgtaagcagcagcacagggGCAGActtgaaaagcaaaaaaaaaaaaaacaggaaaatatatttattGTTATAAAATCACGCGCTCTCCATTTGATGCTTGTTGTGCTATGTAGTAGGCCTGTGTTTGACTTTTGGTTTGCCTGCAAGATTGCATCCCTTGGCCCATCTACCGCCAAGGAGCAACCCGAGCCCGGCATTTGGACTTGTTTTTGACGGTCGTCGGCAGCGGCATTGACCCAAGACGCTTGCGTGTTACAAAATATGGGGATTATCATGCAAAATATgggggaggcggcggaggcggcggcagcagcaggataTTATCAGGGGGGTTTGGTGGTTGATGGaggggagggaaaaaaagccacGGGCAAGGCGGTGCATCCGTGGGACCCGCGGCCTATTACAGCACAGAGGGCTTAGAGGGCACAGAGGGATTGGAGATGGATGACTTCATCGCCGCACCACAAGTTTGTCTACTTGCACTGATGCTACGGTGTGCTAATTGTGATGGATGAGTCAAAGAAGCAGTGCTTGTATGGTGGATGACAATAGAGACAGTAACTGTAAATTACTTGACGGTATTTTAATGTATACATTGGGTCGATACGCAAGTTCCAAAGTTGCCTCCTTCCGGTGTTTCCCGTCTTATCTCCTGACTGTCCACTGGCTATCGTACGAACCAAAAACAGTAGGCCTGGAGTCCTCAAACAATACAAGAGTGTTTTGcggggaaaagaaagagagtttGGTTGTTTGTTTTAGATTGTGTCTATCTAGTATCTGTTTTAGTATAAGTGGCTTTTATTCCCGGAGAAACCTTGATTTTGAAGGATTCATCTGGCAGTTGCCCGTTTATTTTGACAAAAGACAGAAACGGAGAGAGATGCTACAGTTGGATGGCTGTTTTGAGGGAGTCCAGCTTTGGGACCCTATCAGCCTATCTCTGGGTGTTTGTTCCTAGCGCAGATTACGCTGATCCGATGGGTGCCTCAGCGCTAAGAAGGTTTATCTCTGGGGGATGTGGAGGGGGggagattaaaaaaaagcatggAACCTTGGCAAGTCGAAACAGCAgaccaaagcaaaaaaaaaaaaacgctgTTACAAGTTACAAATGATTTATTGAAAGGGGTGGGTTGGTTTTTTTCCGAAAGGGGGTGTGTGTTTGTTGTGGGATGGTTGATGGGATGGTGAGGGCGAGGATGCTTGTAGGGCCAGGCAGCATTTGTTTGGCTCGCTTAGATGGAATGGGATGGAATGGAAGGGGGGAGTGTGGAGAGAAGGCAGATACCAAGTTAGATACGGGGGAAAAAACAAGGGAGATTTTGTATGTACTTGTATAGAATGAATGATACGAGCTTGATTACATAGGGACTggatactactagtagccATGTGCCTTGTTTCTTATGAGGGttgcgctgctgcgacgCCTCTGGCCGGGGGGGCTGTGGAGGCCACATGCCTTTTGCCTTGTGCTGCTGAAaacatcttgttctttttttggtggttTCATTGGGCCTATTGGCAGCTGATTGTGCGTAGGCAGCAGTTtgcttgaaaaaaaaaaatggtaCGATGAGGAAATGATTTCTGTTTGATGTGGCGGGTGATTGCATGTTGTACAGACAGGTATGAGACACCGGGGCCTTTTCCGTTTGGTGTGTTGAGTTGCCGTGCGTGCCCTGCCTGAAATATGAAAATTTACTGCATGTATCTAATGAGGAGGGCATACAGTGTATACTGCAGGTCGAGGCTTTTGATTGGATTCCCCAAAGTCTGGGGACCTTCTTTGTATGATTTGGACCCCATATGCGTGCGTCCGTCGGTGTCTGTGTGTTCCTGTGCAACACCGTACTCGCCTACGGGAGCGGCTCTTGTGCCAGCTTGTATGTTTTAACAtgcatattttttttttcattctaGTGAATGTGCTGACGATGGTAACTTTTCAAAGTACATGTTGGTGGTGCTGCATGTTAGGCACCACAAAGATATCTGTGAGGAGCATATAGACGAGTCTTCAGCTTGGCTCTCACGGCATGTGGGTGACGACGCCCggcttcttattcttctctATCAGGGTCactagctacatgtacctatcTACCTACCTGCTGCTAGTAGCCTGTTCATGCGGTTAACTGCAAAAGTAtgtaagaagaagagccagtAACTCGTCTGCAAGAGGACTGGATGCATGTTAATGGATACCCTccctactgctgctgctgctgctgcttggaaaCCTGGTCGGTAAGGCTGTGTTGGCCTTTTCGGATTGTGTGATGCCGCTCATCCATTGGGCAACGGCAGGGCACCGGAAGCACACTTGCGGTCTAGATGTTGAGATGGGGGAAGGGATCGAGATCACGTCAGCGACTCTTTGGCCGTTGCGGCGCATGGGGAGAGACAAACTTGCCggccttttgctgctgctgctggcgggtGATCTGATCAAACGGATGTTTTTTGGTCTGCGTGTTGCGTATACTGGGCATGCTACACGAGTACTCGTAATGACATGCTGATACTAAATATTGACTACCTACTGCTCCATATGTCTGCTGGTGGCAGTATCATGAGGTCGGGTAATACGGGGCGACGATGGTATCCGAATCCGAGGCCagacaagggaaaagggcCAAGGATCATAAATAGTAAACAAATAGATGGCAAACATGGCCACGGTAGTGTCTCCTTACTTACAAAGCCATTGTTTGCATGCACATGTATGTAGGTAATAGGAGCATGCGATGCAACTGCTCTGCGTAAAGACAAGCGGTGGGGTTGGACTCCTGGTGGCTTGCATGACTTTTTAGCCATGGCTACAGACTCTGCTGCAGTCAAGacattctttgcttttttttttttttttcatcttcccttttcttctcctgatGCAcactatttttctttctttccttttttttaaacccTTTATTTCAATCTTTTCCTCACCGCTTCAACAAGCCTGGCGAATTAGGAGACTTGACGAGACACACCACATTCTGCTAGTCTGAAGTTGTGTAACACAATACAGCAaacgggggggggggggggggacgGCCTCTTCCTTGTGCTTGTTTTACCCGAAATCGTTGCACTAAACCACGTCGAAAGGTGGTGTGCTGTAAAAACTAGAGAGACGAGTACGCAAAGGGCTTGGTTGCCTGTCAAAAGTTTTGAGGACCAAGGAATTTAGAAGGGTGTTGGCAGACGACATTGTACAAAGGTCAGGAATGGCGGAGGGTGTACTTTGTGCGTCACGAACTTTGATGGTGGGGGTTTTTCTTTCCATGTTAGTCGTCCTGCCAGTTTGAAGCATAGATcgtcctttttttgtctcacGTGTTGGTGAAgaattttcctttcttcgtGTTTCTTTCAGGCAACTTGGCTCTACTTTCCCCTACGGCTACAGTGCTTTCAATTTCTGACATGTCCTCCACGTGAGAATTGCTTGGTGGGCTGTGACTGTGGCACATGGTGTGGGAAAAGCAACGCCAGTGAGAGGCTGTAGCATAACGCCCGCTCCGAGCTCGCTGGTCTGCGGCCGTCTCATTggatgctcttcttgtctctcctGATGATTCATCATTCACAGTATTAATGCATTTGTGCCTCGTTTCATACTGCAAACGACTTGACTTGTCTCATCCGTCAATCCATCAGATTTAGCCATCCGCCGCAAATGTGGGGGTGGGGTTTGATTGTCCTCTGTGGGCTTTGCATCGGGTTAGCAGCCAGGCGTCAGCAGACTGGCTGTCGCGATGTAAGCCTTCGATCGCGAAAGAAGCCGCCGGTTGTCGTTCGACAGAATTATGAGATGCATCGCCCTCATCTCCAAGAGGAATAGAGCGAGAGACAGACGCCGCACAACGGAGATTCTGGGTGGCGAATCACTCCACGGCCAGCACCAACCAACCGTCTTGATACCACCTACTATCAAACCAATATCACGTCTGTTTTAGGTGCATATCCGTGCATGAATGGATGGGCAATCTCTGATTAGAGATGGCCCAGGGCTGGGGGAAAGGCGGGGAAATACAGCAGCCTTTCCATTCTGCCTATCTTGTATCTTGCCGATAAAGCAGCCCATGGACGCCTTGATATCTCCCGGCCCTTGTGCCCTTGTGTCCTTCTATACAACCAGCATCATATCATCCTTATCTTGCATTCCCGGCAGCGATGCTTGCGGGGGATTTTACCCAGATTGCAAAGTAGCAAGCCGTGCTCAATCAAGCCGCGGCTTCTGCCCGCTCCGCTGCCCCGATCAAGACATGCTCGGCAAAAAATCCCAACGCGGATGGCGAAGCGATTTTCAAACTATGGGTGCTGGGTAAAGGCAGAATTTACCGAGATTGATACTCGCCTCGTACGCTGTAGATTTGCAAAAGAAACCCCCACGGCTCAAAACAAGAATAAGAATGCAAAATCACATGGCGTGAATGTACCGCTGGAGATGCTCTTTTACACTGGGGGATCGTCAGGCAGTGGGGTCAGAGCACACACAAAATATTGATGCTATTCGGTGATGACTCTCCGAACGTAGCGGAAAAAAGCCTGGAATTCCAGACTGGCCACTGCGCTGGGCCCTTTGATATCGGGCCAAGTGCTGCTGCGACTCCATAGCCAGCGACTAGCAGGCATAATCGTCAGCTGAATGCCTCGTATGGAGCGCAGAAATGAGACTGTTTCGTTGGCCGCAGTTTTAATCACGACGACAGGAAAATGCGCTTGCGGCGCCAAATTCGGGCCAaacaagataaaaaaaaaaaactaggacaagataaaaaagaagcccaagTCCAGGTCTTCCCTTTTGCGGATTGGCGATGATACAAATTACCCAGTGCACGCACCGCTCCTGTCTGATACGAGCATGATGGAGGCATTTGTCTGAGTCTCTGGAGTACCTTGTGGCATGTACTGACTAGCAGCCTTGGATAATGAGGCTATCGCTGTCTCTCTCCAGGTTTGTCGCACCCCACTTGGACCGGGTCGCTCCATGCCACTGCCATTGCAGGTACCGCTTCTAGATTCACCTCTGCACAGGCACTAGCATTACGCATAACTATAACTGTCAAGCGAAAATCGCCTGTGGCGAGCTGCATCAAGATGGTCGCATTTTATTTCTGCCACCGCCCGGCTGGCCTGCTACGTTGCAATACTGGGCCGCTGAGCAGGGAACAGGAATAAAAATTTtaagacaaaagaaaaaagcccTGGAGCGCAGTTTGCTGCATGGGGAAGACGTCGTTCAAGGAAGGTCAGGTATCCAAGGCGCAcctaaaaaaaggaacatgCCGCGCAGCAGCCAATCAATCGCCGCCGTGGCAGGGCGTCCACCCATCAACGCAAACGCCCCTGTGGCTTGCCGGTACGTACCGCCCATCTCGACAGGTACCGCGCAGCCCCTGCAAAACAGCGCCCTGGCCGGACAAGAGCCGAAGTACCCTTTGGGGGCCAGATGTGTACCTGCGGGCTGCGATGCGATACGCAAGCATTGCAGCCACGTTCCTCAGCCTCGCAACGACGAAACTCGCTCCAGCTCGGCGAAACGGACGCAGCAGAAAATCAACCTCAAACAAGCACCGGCATCCCTGCCCAGCCGTGCCAACACAGCACAGCTGCCCGTCCGTgcgagctgcagcgccaGATGTACCTGTAACTCGCATTGCATACCGCCGCTCGTGCCAGAGCTGGTATCTGCGACCTGGAATCGTGCCTGGACTGACTCGGCGGCCGCAGAAGGGCCTGGCCTTGTTCAATGcgatgccatgccatgcaaGGCACGCACCGCTGCCACCCACATTTCCATCGGAATGGGGGGCCCGCAGAGAGACACCGCAACTTGCTGCAATCTGATTCTTCACATCTGGAACGCCAAAGCAGCCCAAGGCCCATCGTACGAGatccgctgccgctgcgcaGAGTCGAAACCCCCCGCGGGCCAACAGCCAGGCAGGCCCAACAAAATATCGAGAGCCGCAAGCGAGCCTCCGTGCCCTCTGCACAGGATCAGATCATTGCCAGTATCATACAACACCTGCAGCACACAGTTGATCCGAATGCTACCCCGTCGACGCGGCCGTCTGGTTTGCCGGCCATCCGCCAATGTGTGTATCGGCACACAGCCAGCACGATCGGATGATGGCGATCCACATGCTATATGATCATCTCACGCCTCATGCACAATATATTAAATCCGTCCCGGAGGCCACTATACTACAGTATACTCTGGGCGCTATACGCCCATGGATAATGCCAAGCGCCATGCAGACTGTATGTACTCCGTACGTCTGCGTGTATGCGCAAATACATTTCAAGCCAAAAGACGGAGTAGTGGGTTGCCTCAGTCGTCTCCCCGTTGCTCCACCACCAGTCTCTGATCCGCCTGCTTTCTGTCTTCGGTCAATCAGTGGACTGCGCTGAAATCGCCAGATGGTGCCTACTCCGTACGCACGCAGGGGGGAGGAGAATAACCCCCCCCTAGCGATTTCAATGCGCCGAAATCTATCCTATCGTGGGGGGGGGCTCAGAGAGGAGCAGGCCCAGCTGCAACAAACCTACAGCCAGCAGGGTTTGTAGCTACTGAGTCGATGCAGTTACTCCATTACTCCTTATTCACTCCTCACCGGTATGAGCTGAACATGAGCAGTACGAGTAATTCTggcttccccttcttctgcatctcctcGGGGCAGACTGGGGGTTGCATCAATTACTCCGCTCCGACGAGCACTGGAACTTACCGCAGGAAGAAACTTGGAAAAGCCTTTTTCCCCACAGTCTGTGGCGTCTCTCccccagctgctgctctgctgctgctgctcagggATGTCATATGCGACAGTACCGAGTGCATACAGACCGGCATCTGGGCCTTTTGACGCATGCCAGCAAAGAGCCATTGTGCTATAGCACGGGGGCAGATAACATTGTACAATTGCCGCATAGCTCATTTGTGTGCCATCTCATATGAATGAGCGTCAGCTAGCTCAAATGACCTCTAGCTCACAAAGCTAACGATATCACATCACCACCTTTCGGATAATGTACCGAGCCAGAgatggaagggaaaaagcCGTCTTCAGGCATGTGAAAGTGCTACGAGCTAGTAGCTCTATGGGAGTATCTCCGAGATCTTTAATATGCTCGGCATAGTGCCGACATACGACCAAGGCTCCCTTCCATTCAGCCGGCTGTTTTGATGATGCCTGATACCTGGTTTAAGCTCGGCTCTTTTCGCGCAGGAGAATTAAACAAGAGATATTCCgtgaagctgaagatgaaggaaaCTCCATCGGACCGAGAGCGGCATTCAAATTCGGCTGGTTAACCGACCAAATGCCTTGTTGCCAACCCCAACGGCCCGGCAATTAAGCTTCCGAGCCCCAACGACCCCAGATAAGTTATTGCGATGTGTCTGGTTCCATTGCGTGATTGCTAGTTGATTATCTACCACGTATGTATTGATATCTATTGATATCTATCCAGGCGGCTGTAGATACCATGTACGAGACACATTTGCACTCTTCTATGCTTGTCCGAACGCTGTAGTTGAAGCCAATACGCAAACCGATGACGACGAATATCAGACGGAATAAATTATATCCAAGTCTGGCAGCGTCTGCTCTCCAACACAGATCTATTGGCTGGATAAGATGAATATTGTATTTTTCCTGCTCCGTAGATAACCTCTGCAAAGCGGCTTATAAGCTCAACCCGATAGTTCCCGATGTCAGGTGTAGATTGATAAGAAACCCTGATTCTGGAGGCTTGCATAATCCGTGCTAAGAAACGTAAGAGATACCTAATAGTAAAACAGAAGTCTAGGCAGACAcgtgaaaagggaaaaaagaaagttgcCGCCGTTACTTTGTCTCCCCGGGCGTTCCTTGGGACGCGTTTTTCGCTTTCAATTATTAGGTCCGAAAAGCACGTCAATTGTGGCAGATTGATGGCTATAATTGACATCAAGACGCAATGTGGGTTAACTTAGGCGCCGCtgaaagccaaaaaaaattaaaaagatcGGGGAGATTCGCTCTTCGCTTTAAAGGAGATTTACTACGTCTAGTAATCTTTACAGTATAAATTTTTGACAGTTTTTACAAAAGAGATCCCTGAAGATTTTTACAATACAGATCCCTGAAACGCCATATCTTTTTTACTATGAAActtatgtttttttttttttcctacaGTAGGTGCTTCAAGGCGTTACGGTTTCTTACCAAGTGGGAATAGTAAATTGTCATGTCACTTTGTTGACGAGATACATTTGGGGGGTTTTTGACACCTCTTGGCTTGAAGGATGGCCTAACGATGAACTCTGatatttttctttcgtttCAATGTTGATTCATGTGTCATGCATTGAAATGAAAGATAGGTGGAGGGTGAGTGTAGTATACTTGTGATGGCTTCGATGCTTgtacctctttttttccttcttctcgctcttgcTCCAATGCAAGGGAGCTTCCCGCCGTCGTATTGTTAAATGCCAACTATTAGATGGCAGAAATGGTTCTGTAACAAGCTTCCTTGAGAGAAAGGACAGGGGCAGATGGTGATTGTTGGAGTTGATTGGGCAACAcacctttttttgtgtccTCGCGGGGGAACTTTCGTTGGTTATGCACATTTGTAATATATTTCTGTTGTCTCTTATAATCTGCCAGCCAATAATCATACTCATCTCACAGTGCTGTTGGTTTTATGAGCCGCAATCTCGGCTCTTCTCGAGATGATGGGGGGTCAAGGGAGGGAGAGTGAAGCCGGAGGGCATTTCAAGATAAGCATATGCATAGCCTTCTAAACCGTTCCAGATGGACACGTCTTTTCTGCCAAATCTCTAGCCCCTCATTTATGCCTCCAAGGTTAGTATTTGTaaacgggaaaaaaaagggagttCCACATAACCTGCGTCTGTTGGTTGTGCCTAGCTGCATATCTTCAACCAACAAAGGGCGGCAGGAGGACCTTTGCCAAGCGACAGATTGCATGAAGGGAGGGGGGCGGACCAAAAGCACCAACAATGCATAGGAAACTTGGCAAAAGGGACGACGCTGTGCTCCGCGGGGCCCCGGGTTTTTCTGTCTGTCGACTTGCAGAAGGGGGCCAATGCCTCGCTTTTCCCGCATTGCTGCCCAGTTTGTCGGAAAGGAGAAGGTGTATATGGTATCACGCATGGCCGGAGCTGCAGGTCTGAACATGGGggccgaaaaaaaaacgagacGATGAAACGAAGTTGGGTAGCGGCAGAAAGACACCGATAGCCGACAGGCAGGGTGACTCTGACAGGTACGGTGAGGCTGCAGCCAAACGAGAAGAggaatagagagagagacagacgGCACAGGGAGGATGTGGCACATACTATAGGAAGATAGGAAGCTAACGGTTAACGTTGGCTCTGCCTGAGAAGACGGAACGGTAAGAGATGGGATTTTCGACCTGCTCTTTCTGAGGGCCTACATGCTGCAGTGCCGGATGGTGTGAGTTGCAGTCGCGGTGACGAAATGGGTAGGTTTATCGCCCGGCTGAATAGTTCTTTCTGCGGCCTCGGTATGCATATCGGCTCTATGCAAGGAGTTTACGGTTAACAACGGAGATTAACGAGAAAGCTTCTCGAGACGAAGACATGTCCAGAATGGGATGCTTGCCGATGTCGTTGAGTAGAATACCGTCATATAGAATTTGCCGGTGATGGAGAAACGTCTTCGAGAACGGTTTTGAGAGAGCATGTCGGCAGAATGGGTAGAACCCCCCCTGACGAGATAGATGCCTTGATTCTTCCTATTTGCTGGATAATGCTAGTTAGAAATCATTGCTTGGTCGGATTGAAGGAACTTGGATACCGGACATGCAATGAAACTATCGCCATCTGCTGCATGTAGCATCGCAAAATAGTCTCTATTTAGCTAGGGCGATGTATGTCGATGCTCTGCTGAACTGACGTTATGTATCACTGTGACGCTGTAAGAGACCAATCAATATTATCCGGATTTTTTTCAAAAGGAGAATCGTAGTTGACTCGTATTTTTAGGAAAACTGTAAGAAGAAAACGACAACGAGCCGTGAGAAGCTCGATATAGCATTGCATCCGGAAGCAATATACCGAAATAGACTCCGTTCAGCCGCTGCCAATATCcagattttttttcacaAAGTCAGATTGTTCCGGAAAGAATAGGCTGAACAAGAATCAATGAGCCTAAAGCCCGCCGTCCAAGATGTAGATGAATCCTGACAGATGAATCATCTCGCCATACGCGTAATGCTATACATAATTCCTGCTTTGAAATGGATCGATAAAAGCTGTCCTTTGATGATGTGCCTTTTCAGGGCCATTCCCGTGAGACGTGAGAGCAAGGCAAAACAACACCTTGACGCGCCGTATCCCACATATATTCTTTAACCCCATTTGACTCCGAAGAAGCTTACTGGCTTCTTCCCTGCCCGCGCGTTGGCAGTATCTGCATTTTCCAGATAGATCCTTTCGTGGCCCTTGACGTCCACGAATAGGTATTTGTAATCGTATTCGCTTTCACCACGAGGTATCACCATGTGGCATTGCACTACTCCGTTCCCTTTGGGGCCCTCGACCTAGATATTTACCGTATGAGTATTTGCATATAGGTAACCGAGTTTTCGAGCCAAAGGACTTACATAGAAATGCATCATGAGATGCTGATTGCCCTGGCCGTCCGTCCTCTCGGTGGATCTTTGCAGATATTCATGTAAGCGTATTGTTTGGCTTCCAGGTGCTTGAATTACCTACGTGATGGGCCGTGCTCTCCTCCATTTGTTGAATGTCTCATCTCCGTGGGCCGAGATTTTGTTCGCATCGCCTAGGAGCTCAAGGCATCTGTGAtctttcttaattttatCGACAGCTCTGTTGAACTGTCTTGTCTTACTCTCGGGAGAGAAGACGTCTGTccaaaggaaataaaaaacgCCGCTCTGTGCGGCAATTGTCAATTAGCTTTACCGATTTCAAGTAGATTTACAGCTATCCAATAAAACAATAGTGGCATTTTTATATTGCACGTACAGTAGCGACCAGGCCGACTATAATCATGCCAAAGTTGTACGACTGCTGGGTTGCCCTCGCCGCCTTCTCAGCGGCCGACAATTCACTCCATGGAACAAATCCGGTATCGTTAAAGGGCGTGACGCTCCTTCGTTTGGGCTTTGGCGTCGTGGCAGCCCCAAGGCCAGTCTGGGTCGCATAAGTCCGCGCAAAAAGCAGCCGAGCCGATTGTCTGATTGTGGAATTGGCGACGACTCGAATCGCCGGGACGGTAGTTGTTGGTGTCATCATGGCGGCTCCTCGGCTTCCATCTTACCGAGACAGCTCGCTTAGATGAGATCTCCGCAGGGTAGCGTAAAGCCAGGCGAgttgaagcagcagaagcttGATATAGAAACGTGAAGCTTTCACAAGCAGCAATCGCTTGTAGTAGTGCTCGCATCTTGCGCGCCACCGCCCTCGGCAGAAAACCCAAGTGGGGAGACCGCCTAGCTAGAAGCAGATTAGCGGCTCCAATTATGCCACTTTACCGCATCGCCAAATGGGCTCTGGGAGTCTCCTTAATAAACATTATCCCAATCGTGATTGCACCTCGTCCTctctgctccatctcgacGCGGTCGCTGTAGAGACGAACACTACGACGGGCTCTAGAAATATCGAGGAATACTCGGCAAGACTCGTATCGGAACCGGACGCCACCTGTCACGATGAGTGCCCCCCTCGCGACCAAGCAGCAATCGCTGAAGATCTTCGAGAAGTTGAAGACGAAGCCAGCGAACAAGGTATGGAAATACGCAGTGAGCACCGGTCAGGACCGAGTAACTAAGCGCGCCGTTGCCTCTATAGATATGCTTTGACTGTGGACAGAAGAATCCTACGTGGACTTCAGTTCCCTTTGGCATCTACCTGTGTCTCGACTGCTCCGCGAACCATCGCAACTTGGGTGTCCACATCTCCTTCGTGCGATCCACAAACCTCGATCGTATGTATCTCGCAATGCTTTCATCATTTCCACACATTTTCTGACTCGTGCTCTCCAGAGTGGCAATGGGATCAGCTTCGAGTAATGAA is part of the Trichoderma atroviride chromosome 1, complete sequence genome and encodes:
- a CDS encoding uncharacterized protein (TransMembrane:1 (i78-98o)), with translation MMTPTTTVPAIRVVANSTIRQSARLLFARTYATQTGLGAATTPKPKRRSVTPFNDTGFVPWSELSAAEKAARATQQSYNFGMIIVGLVATSGVFYFLWTDVFSPESKTRQFNRAVDKIKKDHRCLELLGDANKISAHGDETFNKWRRARPITSTERTDGQGNQHLMMHFYVEGPKGNGVVQCHMVIPRGESEYDYKYLFVDVKGHERIYLENADTANARAGKKPVSFFGVKWG